In Electrophorus electricus isolate fEleEle1 chromosome 1, fEleEle1.pri, whole genome shotgun sequence, a single window of DNA contains:
- the cdc42ep4a gene encoding cdc42 effector protein 4a has product MPILKQLVPSSASQTKRRSRMDLTTEMISAPLGDFRHTMHVGRSGDAFGDTSFLSSRTGEPSPDAHPRSPKPGLLSRTFRSSKRSQSVTRVDQREHTLLPPRGSPTFVKNALSLPFLNEGEGDAAASRAHKSLAGSPLRQQASNGAAAHQLDLELHERCFGELTDLRPLPSWNGGGMKHAESVMSFHVDLGPSMLGDILGVMEKEEEDLGFEEGKNSEGQASPLPSDQGGEEEEDAMKEEQEEMVVEQQEEEAELEAEQMAPNHAPGSVEMEMEMQSESAAAADPQPRELQQADSCSVSSSGSHALEDKPTGQPYGADADSAGHSYRPGEEGAFSSFLEDEDDEIRV; this is encoded by the coding sequence ATGCCCATTTTGAAGCAGCTGGTGCCGAGCTCGGCGTCCCAGACCAAGCGGCGCTCCCGCATGGATCTCACCACCGAGATGATCAGCGCCCCCCTGGGCGACTTCCGCCACACTATGCACGTGGGCCGCAGCGGGGACGCCTTCGGGGACACCTCCTTCCTCAGCAGCCGCACCGGGGAGCCGTCGCCGGACGCCCACCCCCGCTCGCCCAAGCCGGGCCTGCTGTCCAGAACCTTCCGGAGCAGCAAGCGATCGCAGTCGGTCACCCGCGTCGACCAGCGGGAGCACACGCTGCTGCCCCCTAGGGGCTCGCCCACGTTCGTGAAAAACGCCCTGTCACTGCCCTTCCTGAACGAGGGGGAGGGTGACGCGGCAGCCAGCAGGGCACACAAGAGCCTGGCCGGCAGCCCTCTGAGGCAGCAGGCCTCCAACGGGGCGGCCGCCCACCAGCTGGACCTGGAGCTCCACGAGCGCTGCTTCGGGGAGCTGACGGACCTGCGGCCCTTGCCGTCGTGGAACGGCGGGGGCATGAAGCACGCCGAGTCCGTGATGTCCTTTCACGTGGACCTGGGGCCCTCCATGCTGGGAGACATCCTCGGGGtcatggagaaagaggaggaggacctGGGCTTTGAGGAGGGCAAGAACAGCGAAGGGCAGGCTTCTCCGCTCCCTAGCGACCagggaggggaagaggaggaggatgcaatgaaggaggagcaggaggagatggttgtagagcagcaggaggaggaggcggagctagAGGCGGAGCAGATGGCCCCTAACCACGCCCCCGGCTcagtggagatggagatggagatgcaGAGCGAGTCCGCTGCCGCGGCCGACCCCCAGCCCAGAGAGCTGCAGCAGGCCGACAGCTGCTCCGTCTCCAGCTCGGGCTCCCACGCCCTGGAGGACAAGCCGACGGGACAGCCCTACGGAGCGGACGCGGACAGCGCCGGCCACAGCTACCGCCCGGGCGAGGAAGGAGCCTTCTCTTCCTTCTTAGAGGACGAGGACGACGAGATCCGTGTATGA